The following proteins are encoded in a genomic region of Anas acuta chromosome 28, bAnaAcu1.1, whole genome shotgun sequence:
- the F11R gene encoding junctional adhesion molecule A isoform X1 produces the protein MAGAALRGCPRALPLPLLLLCAAAGSLVGAQVTSETKQVPENSEVDIPCTAYKYSMSNPRIEWKFQKGTSLVLLYYGNELTEPYKNRVQFTSTNIRFSTVTREDTGKYICEVVDGSSQISKSEVSLIVQVPPSKPVAHVPSSATIGSKAVLRCTETDGSPPPTFRWYRDTMLMPSDPKTSLTFRNSSYTLDSTTGELTFEPVTSFDTGDYYCEASNNVGSPQKSDTVHMEANEVNVGGIVAAVVVLLMVLALIAFGIWFAYSRGYFSSEFCTTHPSPGLAPPCASTTFPAAPPPLKSLSPFFYFREKRVSEPGSLPLPVRARSRLRLGLCPGCQQVFLGGGSAVGSVPPPQCSLFPQHHQQEGHLQPALAPQRGRVQTDVLLPGVSALPRRELL, from the exons GGTCCCTGGTGGGCGCCCAAGTGACCTCGGAGACCAAGCAAGTGCCTGAGAACAGCG AGGTGGACATCCCCTGCACGGCGTACAAATACAGCATGAGCAACCCCCGCATCGAGTGGAAGTTCCAGAAGGGCACCTCGCTGGTGCTGCTGTACTACGGCAACGAGCTCACCG AGCCCTACAAGAACCGTGTCCAGTTCACGTCCACCAACATCCGCTTCAGCACGGTGACGCGGGAGGACACCGGGAAGTACATCTGCGAGGTGGTGGACGGCAGCAGCCAGATCTCCAAGTCCGAAGTCAGCCTCATCGTCCAAG TGCCCCCCTCCAAGCCGGTGGCCCACGTCCCCAGCTCGGCCACCATCGGCAGCAAGGCCGTGCTGCGCTGCACCGAGACGGACGGCTCCCCGCCGCCCACCTTCCGCTGGTACCGGGACACCATGCTGATGCCCAGCGACCCCAAAACCAGCCTGACCTTCAGGAACTCCTCCTACACGCTGGATTCCACCACCGGGGAGCTG ACCTTCGAGCCCGTCACCAGCTTCGACACCGGGGACTATTACTGCGAGGCCTCCAACAACGTGGGGTCCCCCCAAAAATCGGACACGGTGCACATGGAAGCCA ATGAAGTCAACGTGGGCGGCATCGTGGCCGCGGTGGTGGTGCTGCTGATGGTGCTGGCGCTCATCGCCTTCGGGATCTGGTTCGCCTACAGCCGGGGCTATTTCAGCAGTGAGTTCTGCACCACGCACCCGTCCCCGGGGCTGGCTCCCCCCTGTGCCAGCACCACTTtccctgccgcccccccccccctaaaaTCCCTGTcccctttcttttatttcagagagaaaagagtAAGTGAGCCCGGATCGCTGCCACTCCCAGTCCGTGCCCGGAGCAGGCTGAGGCTGGGATTGTGCCCTGGTTGTCAGcaggtttttttgggggggggcagtgcTGTGGGCAGCGTGCCCCCCCCTCAATGCTCTCTCTTTCCACAGCACCACCAGCAAGAAGGTCATTTACAGCCAGCCCTCGCACCGCAGCGAG GGCGAGTTCAAACAGACGTCCTCCTTCCTGGTGTGAGCGCCCTCCCACGCCGAGAGCTGttgtaa
- the F11R gene encoding junctional adhesion molecule A isoform X2, with translation MAGAALRGCPRALPLPLLLLCAAAGSLVGAQVTSETKQVPENSEVDIPCTAYKYSMSNPRIEWKFQKGTSLVLLYYGNELTEPYKNRVQFTSTNIRFSTVTREDTGKYICEVVDGSSQISKSEVSLIVQVPPSKPVAHVPSSATIGSKAVLRCTETDGSPPPTFRWYRDTMLMPSDPKTSLTFRNSSYTLDSTTGELTFEPVTSFDTGDYYCEASNNVGSPQKSDTVHMEANEVNVGGIVAAVVVLLMVLALIAFGIWFAYSRGYFKRKDTTSKKVIYSQPSHRSEGEFKQTSSFLV, from the exons GGTCCCTGGTGGGCGCCCAAGTGACCTCGGAGACCAAGCAAGTGCCTGAGAACAGCG AGGTGGACATCCCCTGCACGGCGTACAAATACAGCATGAGCAACCCCCGCATCGAGTGGAAGTTCCAGAAGGGCACCTCGCTGGTGCTGCTGTACTACGGCAACGAGCTCACCG AGCCCTACAAGAACCGTGTCCAGTTCACGTCCACCAACATCCGCTTCAGCACGGTGACGCGGGAGGACACCGGGAAGTACATCTGCGAGGTGGTGGACGGCAGCAGCCAGATCTCCAAGTCCGAAGTCAGCCTCATCGTCCAAG TGCCCCCCTCCAAGCCGGTGGCCCACGTCCCCAGCTCGGCCACCATCGGCAGCAAGGCCGTGCTGCGCTGCACCGAGACGGACGGCTCCCCGCCGCCCACCTTCCGCTGGTACCGGGACACCATGCTGATGCCCAGCGACCCCAAAACCAGCCTGACCTTCAGGAACTCCTCCTACACGCTGGATTCCACCACCGGGGAGCTG ACCTTCGAGCCCGTCACCAGCTTCGACACCGGGGACTATTACTGCGAGGCCTCCAACAACGTGGGGTCCCCCCAAAAATCGGACACGGTGCACATGGAAGCCA ATGAAGTCAACGTGGGCGGCATCGTGGCCGCGGTGGTGGTGCTGCTGATGGTGCTGGCGCTCATCGCCTTCGGGATCTGGTTCGCCTACAGCCGGGGCTATTTCA agagaaaaga CACCACCAGCAAGAAGGTCATTTACAGCCAGCCCTCGCACCGCAGCGAG GGCGAGTTCAAACAGACGTCCTCCTTCCTGGTGTGA